The Manihot esculenta cultivar AM560-2 chromosome 11, M.esculenta_v8, whole genome shotgun sequence genome includes a region encoding these proteins:
- the LOC122725002 gene encoding uncharacterized protein LOC122725002: MKAEASQRDPDKYCQYHHTHCHDTNNYYQLISEIERLIKRGHLRNFVKKPEGERTQQNPTTERPRRSGTGPVKDSSSGTINMIVGGTGGRMSRRGRKRGRDGEGSGTEVMQVAEHSPTVISFSPEDARSIQMPHDDALVIEVVIHNYRVRKILVDDGSKVKLLPYRVFQQMRIPKKQLVRDQALVKGIGGAPVPVEGKVKLALTLGETPFVISG, from the coding sequence ATGAAGGCCGAAGCAAGTCAGAGAGATCCCGACAAATATTGTCAATACCATCACACGCACTGCCATGACACCAACAACTATTACCAGCTGATCAGCGAAATTGAAAGGCTGATTAAAAGGGGGCACCTCCGAAACTTTGTGAAAAAACCAGAAGGAGAAAGGACCCAGCAAAATCCTACAACAGAAAGACCTCGGAGGTCGGGAACAGGACCAGTGAAAGATAgttccagtggaaccatcaatatgatcgtTGGGGGAACTGGAGGTCGGATGAGTAGGAGAGGAAGAAAAAGGGGCCGAGATGGGGAAGGCAGCGGTACTGAAGTCATGCAAGTGGCAGAACATTCTCCAACGGTCATCTCTTTCTCCCCAGAAGATGCCCGCAGCATTCAGATGCCTCACGATGATGCCCTCGTTATTGAAGTCGTCATTCACAACTACCGAGTCAGGAAGATCCTGGTCGATGATGGAAGTAAGGTGAAATTATTGCCGTACAGGGTCTTTCAGCAGATGAGAATCCCCAAAAAGCAGCTAGTTCGGGATCAGGCCCTAGTAAAGGGGAttggaggagcaccggtacctGTGGAAGGAAAAGTGAAGTTGGCCCTGACCCTCGGAGAGACACCctttgtaatatccggctag
- the LOC122725139 gene encoding receptor-like protein 14 encodes MEWWMGALHFQMELANIAKCLLLGVVIMWIQIHGNKGCFEEERLALLDFKAFIGSNGFDADHLLPSWIDDPTSNCCEWERVICNSTTGHVTELSLNNRRQYDLESDSFYNDENSWYVNLSMFQQLKELKTLNLSYNHFDYSIGEQELKNLNNLRFLDISHNNFNGALSFKGKF; translated from the exons ATGGAGTGGTGGATGGGAGCATTGCATTTCCAAATGGAGTTGGCTAACATAGCAAAGTGCTTATTGTTGGGTGTTGTGATTATGTGGATTCAAATCCATGGAAACAAAGGTTGCTTTGAAGAAGAGAGATTGGCTCTCTTAGATTTCAAGGCATTTATTGGATCAAATGGGTTTGACGCAGACCATCTTCTTCCTTcatggattgatgatccaacCAGCAATTGTTGTGAGTGGGAGCGTGTAATTTGCAACTCAACCACCGGTCACGTGACTGAGCTCTCGCTCAACAATAGACGACAATATGATCTAGAGAGTGATTCGTTTTATAACGATGAAAATAGTTGGTATGTAAACTTGTCAATGTTCCAGCAACTGAAAGAGCTCAAAACTCTTAATTTATCCTACAATCATTTCGATTATTCCATTGGTGAACAAG AATTAAAGAACTTGAACAATTTACGGTTCTTGGATATAAGTCATAACAATTTCAATGGTGCCCTATCATTTAaaggtaaattttaa